In one window of Candidatus Deferrimicrobiaceae bacterium DNA:
- the pdxA gene encoding 4-hydroxythreonine-4-phosphate dehydrogenase PdxA — translation MTLPRLAVTMGEPGGVGPEIACRALTMHEVASICRPVVYGDLSVMRRAAAVTGCSAAVEPLPPGAEPGPGAVWVRPASSLELADAPYGVTTLPGARATADYIRAATADVRAGEMDAIVTCPITKEGLKLAGVPHPGHTEFIARMCGTDHVVMMLAGDRLRVALVTIHTSLLNAIARIDAPLVERTIRITDAFFRKYMATPAPRIAVAGLNPHAGEGGLFGDEESTIIAPAIAACVRDGIGATGPYPPDTIFYRAYRGQFDVVVAMTHDVGLAPLKLVHFDDGVNVTMGLPIIRTSVDHGTAFDIAGTGKAGPGSLVAALRMAAGMAAAARRV, via the coding sequence ATGACGCTCCCCCGCCTCGCAGTGACGATGGGCGAGCCGGGCGGCGTCGGGCCCGAGATCGCCTGCCGCGCACTGACGATGCACGAGGTCGCGTCGATCTGCCGTCCCGTCGTCTACGGCGACCTCTCCGTGATGCGGCGAGCGGCCGCCGTCACCGGCTGCAGCGCGGCGGTCGAGCCGCTGCCTCCCGGCGCCGAGCCCGGGCCCGGCGCGGTCTGGGTTCGTCCCGCCTCTTCCCTCGAGCTGGCCGATGCCCCATACGGCGTCACCACGCTCCCGGGCGCCCGGGCGACCGCCGATTACATCCGGGCGGCCACCGCCGACGTCCGCGCCGGCGAGATGGACGCCATCGTCACCTGTCCGATCACGAAAGAGGGATTGAAGCTGGCAGGCGTCCCGCACCCGGGCCATACCGAATTCATCGCGCGGATGTGCGGGACGGACCACGTCGTCATGATGCTCGCCGGCGACCGCCTTCGCGTGGCGCTCGTCACGATCCACACGTCGCTGCTCAACGCCATCGCGCGGATCGACGCGCCGCTCGTCGAAAGGACCATCCGGATCACCGACGCCTTTTTCCGTAAATACATGGCGACGCCGGCGCCGCGCATCGCGGTCGCGGGGCTCAATCCTCATGCCGGCGAGGGCGGCCTCTTCGGCGACGAGGAATCGACGATCATCGCCCCGGCCATCGCGGCGTGCGTCCGGGACGGCATCGGCGCCACGGGTCCTTACCCGCCCGATACGATCTTTTACCGGGCCTACCGGGGGCAGTTCGACGTGGTCGTCGCCATGACGCACGACGTCGGCCTCGCCCCGCTGAAGCTCGTCCACTTCGACGACGGCGTCAACGTGACGATGGGATTGCCGATCATCCGCACGTCGGTCGATCACGGCACCGCGTTCGACATCGCGGGAACCGGGAAGGCCGGTCCCGGCAGCCTCGTCGCGGCCCTTCGCATGGCTGCGGGCATGGCCGCCGCCGCCCGGAGGGTGTAG